The Epinephelus lanceolatus isolate andai-2023 chromosome 1, ASM4190304v1, whole genome shotgun sequence genome has a window encoding:
- the tamm41 gene encoding phosphatidate cytidylyltransferase, mitochondrial, whose amino-acid sequence MTLPAVFNTGVLYRRILAQFPQDISLAFAYGSGVFKQHGTNQGQMEKNMLDFVFAVDDPVTWHTMNLLQNRKHYSILKLLGPTMISSIQNDHGASVYYNTLVPVDGRIIKYGVISTESLIDDLMHWNTMYVAGRLHKPVKMLVQNENGKLRAALVSNLKSAVIASFLMLPESFTEEDLFLQIAGLSYAGDFRMVIGEDKSKVVNIVKDNVQHFRILYSNILRDCPQVVYKPHHGKLEVDKSPEGQFTQLMALPRTLQQRITKLVDPPGKNRDVEEILLQVAQDPDCGAVVQQGIASIVKTSSITQSIKCIATAGMWKTVSYSSKKLMKMWRGWRRKPSVSQMS is encoded by the exons ATGACTCTTCCAGCTGTGTTCAACACCGGTGTGCTCTACAGACGGATTCTGGCTCAGTTTCCTCAGGACATCAGTTTAGCTTTTGCTTATGGGTCTGGCGTTTTCAAACAACACGGGACCAACCAAGGTCAAATGGAG AAGAACATGCTTGACTTTGTGTTTGCGGTGGACGACCCAGTGACGTGGCACACCATGAATCTGCTGCAGAATCGCAAACACTACTCCATCCTCAAGCTGCTCGGGCCCACGATGATCAGCTCCATACAAAACGATCACGGGGCTTCGGTGTACTACAACACACTGGTGCCTGTGGATGGGAGG aTAATTAAATATGGTGTGATCAGTACAGAGTCTCTCATAGATGACCTGATGCACTGGAACACCATGTATGTTGCTGGACGCCTTCACAAACCA GTGAAGATGTTGGTGCAGAATGAGAACGGAAAGCTCCGCGCTGCTCTGGTTTCCAACCTGAAGAGTGCTGTGATAGCCTCCTTCCTCATGCTGCCAGAGAGCTTCACTGAGGAAGACCTCTTCCTGCAGATAGCTGGTCTTTCTTATGCTG GGGATTTTAGAATGGTGATCGGAGAAGATAAATCCAAGGTGGTCAATATCGTCAAAGACAACGTTCAGCACTTCCGGATCCTGTACAGCAACATCCTACGAGACTGCCCTCAAGTGGTCTACAAACCACACCACGGGAAACTGGag GTTGACAAAAGCCCAGAGGGACAGTTTACTCAGCTGATGGCATTGCCTCGGACCCTCCAGCAAAGGATCACGAAGCTGGTGGATCCTCCGGGGAAAAACCGAGACGTGGAGGAGATCCTGCTGCAGGTTGCTCAGGACCCAGACTGCGGAGCTGTCGTGCAGCAAG GTATTGCATCGATTGTGAAAACCTCCAGTATAACACAGAGTATCAAATGCATTGCAACAGCTG GAATGTGGAAGACGGTGTCGTACAGCTCCAAGAAACTGATGAAGATGTGGAGGGGCTGGAGGAGGAAGCCGTCAGTCTCACAGATGTCCTGA